From Verrucomicrobia bacterium S94, the proteins below share one genomic window:
- a CDS encoding 4Fe-4S binding protein, with protein MIRIKAGGFKFDYNGSFNALAKGLRMNRGEILKKCSDAMLLRRLVQGIFAASTIWIGFRFYLFYQQLAAGAEQVVERPPGVEAFLPISSLMSLKLWIVSGDFNRIHPAGLVLFLVILLTALLLKRGFCSWVCPVGVINEMLNAVQKLLFRQPLVVRRWFDYLLRSIKYLLLGFFCWIILLKMPGSALKAFIYSPYNQIADLKMLVFFLDPSTPTIVTLSVLTLLSLLVRNVWCRYLCPYGALLGMTSWLSPWKIRRDAGSCIDCRKCTKVCPANIRVHCAGAVRSDECHACLRCVAVCPVKKTLQLSTRGHRFVIRPWMYAVCIVVFFFGSIGAARLGGFWQNNIPLERYRHYIPLLERFNHAHGGQVSEGRAR; from the coding sequence TTGATCCGGATCAAGGCGGGCGGTTTTAAATTCGATTACAACGGCTCTTTTAACGCACTGGCGAAAGGGCTTCGAATGAACCGTGGTGAAATTCTGAAAAAATGCAGTGATGCCATGCTGCTGCGGAGGCTGGTGCAGGGAATTTTTGCGGCATCCACAATCTGGATCGGGTTCCGGTTTTATCTGTTTTATCAGCAGTTGGCAGCTGGGGCGGAACAGGTGGTTGAACGGCCGCCGGGGGTGGAGGCCTTTCTGCCGATCAGTTCGCTGATGAGCCTGAAGCTCTGGATCGTGTCCGGTGATTTCAACCGGATTCATCCGGCGGGACTGGTGCTGTTTCTTGTGATTCTGCTGACCGCCCTGCTGCTGAAGCGGGGTTTCTGCAGCTGGGTCTGTCCGGTTGGAGTGATTAATGAAATGCTGAACGCCGTGCAGAAACTGCTGTTCCGGCAGCCGCTGGTGGTGCGGCGGTGGTTCGATTATCTGTTGCGCAGTATCAAATATCTGCTGCTCGGTTTTTTCTGCTGGATCATTCTGCTGAAGATGCCGGGTTCAGCACTGAAAGCCTTTATCTACAGTCCGTATAATCAGATCGCCGATCTGAAGATGCTGGTCTTTTTTCTCGATCCATCAACTCCCACGATTGTAACGCTTTCGGTGCTCACACTGCTGTCGTTGCTGGTCCGTAATGTATGGTGCCGCTACCTCTGCCCGTATGGCGCCCTGCTCGGCATGACCAGTTGGCTGAGTCCCTGGAAAATCCGGCGTGATGCCGGGAGCTGTATTGACTGCCGGAAATGCACGAAAGTGTGCCCGGCGAATATCAGGGTGCACTGTGCGGGGGCGGTCCGGTCCGATGAGTGTCATGCCTGTCTGCGGTGCGTGGCGGTTTGCCCGGTCAAAAAGACGCTGCAGTTGAGTACCCGGGGACATCGTTTCGTAATCCGGCCCTGGATGTATGCGGTGTGTATCGTGGTTTTCTTTTTCGGCAGTATCGGGGCTGCCCGCCTGGGCGGATTCTGGCAGAACAATATTCCGTTGGAACGGTACCGGCATTATATTCCCCTGCTTGAGCGCTTCAACCATGCCCATGGTGGGCAGGTTTCAGAAGGTCGCGCCCGATGA
- a CDS encoding nucleoside diphosphate kinase regulator gives MKEQAIIMTWPDHARLTKLLEEHRIQNPRADRKAFEKLGRELARAQLMTAQDIPANIITMNSQVQVFDLELGDEYTFILSWPGEADISENRINVLAPLGMALLGSRAGQEIEWPLPEGKCRLRIDKILFQPENNTTCETC, from the coding sequence ATGAAAGAACAAGCAATCATTATGACCTGGCCGGACCACGCGCGGCTCACCAAACTGCTCGAAGAGCATCGTATCCAGAATCCTCGTGCAGACCGCAAAGCCTTTGAAAAACTGGGTCGGGAACTGGCTCGAGCGCAACTGATGACCGCACAGGACATTCCCGCAAATATCATTACCATGAATTCCCAGGTACAGGTTTTCGATTTGGAACTCGGCGATGAATACACCTTCATACTCTCCTGGCCAGGTGAAGCTGATATATCCGAAAACCGCATCAACGTACTCGCCCCGTTGGGCATGGCCCTGCTCGGCAGCCGCGCTGGTCAGGAAATCGAATGGCCGCTTCCGGAGGGAAAATGCCGGTTGCGAATCGATAAAATCCTGTTTCAACCGGAAAACAATACAACATGCGAGACATGCTGA
- a CDS encoding nucleoside diphosphate kinase regulator, translating to MRTKRTAGLLKLVQERKKLLADTYMVVSSSATPIPRLFPTLRRIMRKAPGNKRELPLNPRKKEYRNMKESSIIMTWPDHAHLTELVEKERSAASPGTDHDAIEKLARELARAQLVAGCDIPPDIVTMNSQVRVSDLDLGDEYTFTLSWPDRANVSENRINVLAPLGMALLGSRVGQDIKWPLPQGTCHLHVEEILFQPENNMVRSAG from the coding sequence TTGAGAACAAAACGGACTGCGGGTCTGCTGAAGCTGGTGCAGGAACGCAAGAAGCTTCTGGCTGATACCTATATGGTCGTCAGCAGCTCAGCCACCCCTATTCCCCGGCTTTTCCCGACGTTGCGGCGTATTATGCGGAAAGCGCCGGGAAATAAACGAGAATTACCACTGAACCCAAGAAAGAAGGAATACAGAAATATGAAAGAATCATCCATTATCATGACCTGGCCCGACCACGCTCATCTTACTGAACTGGTCGAGAAGGAACGCAGTGCTGCTTCCCCCGGTACCGATCACGACGCCATAGAAAAACTGGCCAGGGAACTGGCCAGGGCTCAACTGGTGGCCGGATGCGATATCCCTCCTGATATTGTCACCATGAACTCCCAGGTCAGAGTTTCTGATCTGGATCTGGGCGATGAATACACCTTCACGCTCTCCTGGCCCGACCGGGCAAATGTCTCGGAAAACCGGATCAATGTACTTGCCCCGCTCGGAATGGCGTTACTGGGCAGTCGCGTTGGACAGGATATTAAGTGGCCGCTGCCCCAGGGAACCTGTCACCTGCATGTGGAGGAGATCCTGTTTCAGCCGGAAAACAATATGGTCAGAAGCGCAGGCTGA
- a CDS encoding PTS sugar transporter subunit IIA, translating into MNHQPIRMAVLAACGTEEEMFGYAELFAPRNDVRHHHVFIPGFALPKDEERAITETRHLAGNRKLDLIISEWLNNTRAMQDLLQLAQKRRFPVVFVRTAHEPQISRIVVATGGGPNVYEQMWLARQTAARLNVPMEILHWTPALDSAPRDGPEDTDPLEKMCLRLFGMQVNTIHCCGPDFTGTVADTLRPDDLLVIGAPSPLRMVADFSDSLPDQLARTVPNPMILLSTPSPNHTNLRRLLWGRLIKPRLHSRPKKEVLEGLIDNLIRHNQLPPGSRKDMLERALQREQAFSTAVDCETAFPHIKLPGFFGVAGTLGIFPDGIDFGSEDDTPTRFVYLLVTPEGFCDEYLAILSKISRRMLDPAVRKALLISKTAAEAVEILEPHQDLPLECTLYKPITHRQQKAAAL; encoded by the coding sequence ATGAATCACCAACCGATCCGGATGGCCGTACTGGCTGCATGCGGAACTGAAGAGGAAATGTTCGGGTATGCGGAACTCTTCGCACCCCGTAATGATGTCCGCCACCACCATGTGTTTATTCCGGGATTCGCCCTTCCGAAAGACGAAGAACGGGCGATCACTGAAACCCGGCATCTCGCCGGAAACAGAAAACTCGATCTGATTATATCCGAGTGGCTGAACAACACCCGGGCTATGCAGGACCTGCTACAGCTCGCCCAGAAACGCAGGTTCCCGGTGGTTTTCGTGCGGACTGCACATGAACCGCAGATTAGCCGAATTGTGGTTGCAACGGGAGGCGGCCCAAACGTCTATGAGCAGATGTGGCTGGCGCGACAGACGGCAGCCAGGCTCAATGTTCCCATGGAGATCCTGCACTGGACTCCGGCATTGGATTCCGCCCCGCGCGATGGTCCCGAAGACACCGATCCGCTTGAAAAAATGTGCCTGCGCCTATTCGGCATGCAGGTGAATACAATTCACTGCTGCGGCCCTGATTTTACAGGCACGGTGGCCGATACGCTGCGTCCGGACGATCTGCTGGTGATAGGGGCTCCAAGTCCGTTACGGATGGTGGCCGACTTTTCAGACTCCCTGCCCGATCAACTGGCCAGGACGGTTCCGAATCCGATGATCCTGTTGTCGACCCCTTCGCCGAATCACACCAACCTGCGCCGTCTCCTGTGGGGCCGGCTGATCAAACCCCGGTTGCATTCCCGCCCAAAAAAAGAAGTGTTGGAAGGCCTGATAGACAACCTTATACGCCATAACCAACTGCCGCCGGGAAGTAGAAAGGATATGCTCGAACGCGCACTGCAACGCGAGCAGGCGTTCTCCACGGCTGTGGATTGCGAAACAGCCTTCCCTCACATTAAACTGCCGGGTTTCTTTGGCGTAGCAGGTACATTGGGGATTTTCCCCGACGGCATCGACTTCGGCAGCGAAGACGATACGCCGACACGCTTTGTATACCTGCTCGTTACCCCCGAAGGATTTTGCGACGAATATCTTGCCATCCTCTCGAAAATATCCAGGCGAATGCTTGATCCTGCAGTCCGCAAAGCCCTGCTGATCAGCAAAACCGCAGCTGAGGCCGTTGAGATTCTTGAGCCGCACCAGGATCTTCCGCTCGAGTGCACTTTGTATAAACCGATCACTCACCGGCAACAGAAAGCCGCAGCGCTATAA
- a CDS encoding PTS sugar transporter subunit IIA — MLARAPQEQNSLHRLFWGQLACPDLKVRNKEEALEKLVTNLIRHNQLPPGKKRSILERALKREQISSTAVDCETAFPHVALPGFYGVAGSMAICPDGVDFGSSGGKPSRFLFLLITPEGYCSEYLAILSKISKRMIDPAVRAALLKASSQQDILNILEPAPDERFAINASPRQRQKQHAKP, encoded by the coding sequence ATGCTGGCCCGCGCCCCGCAGGAACAAAACAGTCTGCACCGCCTGTTCTGGGGACAGCTGGCCTGTCCGGACTTAAAGGTGCGAAACAAGGAAGAGGCCCTGGAAAAGCTGGTGACAAACCTGATCCGCCATAATCAGCTTCCGCCCGGAAAGAAAAGATCCATTCTGGAACGCGCCCTCAAACGCGAACAGATTTCATCCACTGCGGTGGATTGTGAAACCGCCTTTCCCCATGTTGCGCTGCCGGGATTCTACGGCGTGGCCGGAAGTATGGCCATCTGTCCGGACGGGGTTGATTTCGGGAGTTCCGGCGGCAAGCCGTCCCGCTTCCTTTTCCTGTTGATTACGCCGGAAGGCTATTGCAGTGAATACCTGGCCATCCTTTCAAAAATATCAAAACGGATGATCGATCCGGCTGTCCGTGCAGCATTGCTGAAGGCGTCATCGCAGCAGGATATCCTCAACATTCTGGAACCTGCTCCGGATGAACGGTTCGCAATCAACGCATCGCCCCGACAGCGACAGAAACAGCATGCAAAGCCATGA
- a CDS encoding transporter, with protein MIRYRLAGLSVMLFVVVSDASAEDCAACGEDCGCAEVCACNHEPRAPIGVMGDHVHHKEAWMTSYRYMFMSMDGTDDDVSGYMMRPKSMDMQMHMFGAMYTPMNDLTIGLMLPYLINDMDMEMGAMSMPMEMNSEGFGDLKLSGTYRLWSSSVQQLLVNLAVGFPTGSIDEENDGSRLPYSMQPGSGSFGLIPGITYTGLANGWGWGGQVNGTFYLNENDNDYTLGNRYGLNIWGSRDLCKSSAVSLRLKGSRVENIDGADPELNPMMTPLADPDLRAGMQVDLLAGIDYRWSTVRLALEGGAPVYQELDGPQLETQWMVIGGLQVAF; from the coding sequence ATGATACGTTATAGGTTGGCCGGTTTGTCGGTTATGTTGTTTGTCGTAGTATCGGATGCCTCTGCCGAAGACTGTGCGGCATGCGGCGAGGACTGCGGATGTGCGGAGGTGTGTGCCTGCAATCACGAACCGCGTGCACCGATTGGAGTGATGGGCGATCATGTGCATCATAAAGAGGCCTGGATGACGTCGTATCGTTACATGTTCATGAGCATGGATGGAACCGATGACGATGTTTCGGGCTATATGATGCGTCCGAAAAGCATGGACATGCAGATGCATATGTTCGGGGCGATGTATACGCCGATGAATGATCTGACCATTGGTCTGATGCTGCCGTATCTCATCAATGACATGGATATGGAAATGGGGGCTATGAGCATGCCCATGGAAATGAACTCGGAAGGATTCGGAGACCTGAAGCTTTCGGGTACGTATCGCCTTTGGTCGTCATCGGTCCAACAGCTGCTGGTCAATCTGGCGGTCGGTTTTCCGACGGGTTCGATTGATGAGGAAAATGACGGAAGCCGTCTTCCGTATTCAATGCAGCCGGGTTCCGGTTCGTTCGGTCTGATCCCGGGTATCACCTACACCGGTCTGGCTAACGGCTGGGGTTGGGGCGGGCAGGTGAACGGTACATTTTACCTGAATGAAAATGATAACGACTATACGTTGGGCAATCGTTACGGCTTGAATATCTGGGGTTCTCGCGATCTGTGTAAATCGTCTGCTGTTTCGCTGCGTCTGAAAGGTTCGCGGGTGGAAAATATTGATGGCGCGGATCCGGAGCTGAATCCGATGATGACCCCGCTGGCCGACCCGGATCTGCGTGCGGGCATGCAGGTGGATCTGCTGGCGGGGATTGATTACCGGTGGAGCACGGTCCGTCTGGCGCTCGAAGGCGGTGCACCGGTGTATCAGGAGCTCGACGGCCCGCAGCTGGAAACCCAATGGATGGTGATCGGCGGGTTGCAGGTTGCGTTTTAG
- the pdxH gene encoding pyridoxamine 5'-phosphate oxidase has product MIDLESMRREYLKEGLHRKDLSEDPVRQFERWLDQAVKAEITDPTAMVLATVDAEGQPSQRIVLLKHLDERGFVFYTNYESRKAQDMADNAKVSLHFPWHMLERQVKICGTAERVSLTESLKYFSSRPAESQLAAWASAQSRPISSRQMLMKQFNAMKEKFSQGKIPLPDFWGGYRVQPRIIEFWQGGAHRLHDRFEYTRSGDGWTIKRLAP; this is encoded by the coding sequence ATGATTGATCTGGAATCCATGCGCAGGGAATATCTGAAGGAGGGACTGCATCGGAAGGATTTGTCGGAAGATCCGGTCCGGCAGTTTGAACGCTGGCTTGATCAGGCGGTAAAGGCGGAGATAACCGATCCCACGGCCATGGTTCTGGCTACGGTGGATGCGGAGGGACAGCCGAGCCAGCGGATTGTATTACTAAAGCATCTGGATGAGCGGGGCTTTGTTTTTTATACCAACTATGAAAGCCGTAAAGCACAGGATATGGCGGATAATGCAAAGGTCAGTCTGCATTTTCCCTGGCATATGCTGGAACGTCAGGTAAAGATCTGCGGCACGGCTGAGCGGGTCAGTCTGACGGAATCATTGAAATATTTTTCAAGCCGTCCGGCCGAGAGTCAGCTGGCGGCGTGGGCATCGGCACAGAGCCGGCCGATTTCGTCGCGGCAGATGCTGATGAAGCAGTTTAATGCCATGAAGGAAAAATTCAGTCAGGGAAAAATTCCATTACCTGATTTCTGGGGCGGCTACCGGGTACAACCGAGGATCATTGAATTCTGGCAGGGTGGTGCCCATCGGCTGCATGACCGTTTCGAATACACCCGTTCCGGCGATGGATGGACGATTAAACGGCTGGCTCCCTGA